The sequence TTTCGATGACTTCATCGAAGCCTACCGGGCGCGCTCGCTGACGCCCACCAGTTGTGACTGAATGAGCGCTGACAGGCCGAGCCGACCTGTCAGCACTTCCCTACCGCCAAGCCAGTCAGCCTTTCTTCTCGCGCAGCCGCATTAATCCCTCCTGCGCCATCGTTGCCACCAACTGTCCCTGCTGGTCATACACCGATGCCAGTACCAGCCCGCGTCCGCCGGACGCATTCGGACTGTCCATGCACAGCAGCAGCCATTGATCCATGCGCAACGGCCGATGGAACCAGATCGTGTGGTCGAGACTGGCAATCTGCAGTCGCGGATCGCCCAGCATCACACCGTGCGGTTGCAGGGCGGTCACCAGAAAGCTGTAATCGGACAGGTAGGCAAACAGCGCTTCGTGCACCAGCGGCGCATCAGGGAGCGGCATCGGTGCGCGTACCCACATCTGCTTGCCGGTATCGCGTGAGGGATTGCCGTACAGATCGGCACCACCGACTACCCGAAAATCCGCCGGTGCCTGCACAAATTGCCGGCCACCCGCTTCGGCCCGCGCTTTCCAGCCGGCAATCGCCGATGGCAAGGTATCGGGGCCGGGTACTTGCGGCATCGGCTTCTGGTGCGACAAGCCGACTTCGTCATCCTGAAACGACGCCGACATCACAAAAATGCGCTTGCCTTCCTGGAGGGCGACCACACGGCGGGTGCTGAAGCTGCCGCCGTCGCGCACGCGCTCGACCTCGAACTCGATCGGCAAACGATGATTGCCCGGCAGGATGAACAATGAATGCAGCGAGTGCGCGCGCCGCAGCGGCACGGTCTGCGCCGCTGCATGCAGGGCCTGGCCCAGCACCTGACCACCGAACACGTTCGGGCTGCCCATGAAATGACTCTGGCCGATAAAACGGTCGGTGCCGTCGGGCACCAGCGTGAGCAGGTCGAGGATTTCAGACGTGTTGTAGAGCGAAGTATCGAACATGGTGCCTGGCAATCGAATGAAAAACGCGATTATCCAGCAGCGGCAAGATTTTCCCTAGGTGCCATTGATCCGCTGTCATCCTTGATGGCAAACAAATAAAACCATTCAAAGCAAGCTGCCGGTATTAAACTCCGCCATCACCCACCAGAATTCTCCGGCAACGCTGGCAAACTGGCCCCAGCAATGATCAGGAAAGCAAGCCGATCTTGAACGACCTTTCTTCCAGCCTCACCCCGCCGCCCGCCGGTACGCTCAAGTCTGCCCTGATCGTGCCGGTCGAGGCACTACGCGCCGGCATGTACGTCGCAGACCTCGACTGCGGTTGGGCGGCCACTCCCTTCCTGCTGCATGGCCTGCTGCTCGATGACCCTGAAGATATCGGCACGATGGCACTGCTGGCGCAGCGCGTGACGATCGACCCGGGTCGCAGCCTGCCCGCCGCGCTGACCGGACTGGACCAGGCAACGCTCTACGACACTACCGGTAATGTTGCCGCCAGCGGCACACCCGGTGACCAGCGCCTCCAGCAATACCGCGACCAGGTGCAACGCAACGATGGCGATCATGCCAGCCGCGCCGATCGCCTGGCGCTAGGCTGGCGCGAATGGAAACAGGCCTTGTCGGCCTGGCTGGGCCGCCTGTTTAGTAGCGCGGGAACGCGCCCCTTGCCCGCAGCGCAACGGCCCGATTACATGCCGGACGATATCGTGCTGGTGGTGCATCCGCTGCCGGAACCCACGCAAACCGCGCTACCACAAGCGATCGCGGCGTGCGAACTGGCTGAAACCGCGCTGGAGCGCGTAGCCCGGGATCTGGCAGCGCATCGCGATACCGATATTGCAGCGCTGCAGGCCGCCTCGGAAACCCTCGCCGAAAACATGATCCGCCGGCCCGGCACGATGATCTGGGCGGCCAAGATGCGCGACAAGAGCAACCGGATGTATCACCACGGCCTTGGCGTGGCAATTTATCTGACGGCACTGGGACGGCAACTCGGTTTTCAGCGCGAACAGCTGGCCGACCTGGCCACCGTCGGTTTGCTACTCGACCTCGGCAAGATGGAAATCGATCACGCCCTGCTGGACAAACCGGGCAGGCTCGATGACATCGAGCTGCTCGAAATGCAGACCCATGTCCATCGCGGTATCGAAATGCTGATGGCCACCGGCGTGACCTCGACCCTGATTCTGCGCGCCATCGCCGAGCACCACGAGCGTGTTGACGGCACCGGCTACCCGGCACGCTTGCCAGGCGCCGCACTGACTATTTTCGGCAAGATGGCGGCGATTGCCGATGCGTATGCCGCGATGGTCAATCCGCGTCCGTACGCGCCGGCATTCGCGCCCTACGAAGCCATGAAGCAGCTGTTTGCCGAGAGCGAATCGCGCTGGTTCGCGCCGCTGGTCGAACAATTTGTCCAGGCCATCGGCATCTTCCCGGTCGGTTCGCTAGTCGAACTGTCCACCGGCGAAGTGGCCATCGTGGTCCAGCACAATCCGTATCGCCGCCTCGAACCGCTGATCCTGATCCTGACAGACGCCGGCAAGATGACACTGCCGGCACCGCGCGAGCTGGATATGCTGAAACATAATTTTAATGTCGCGCCCGACGTGCTGCGTATTTCGACCGGCCTGGCCGATGGTGCACATGGCATCGTCATGCAGGACTTTTACCTCAGGCAAGCCTGATGCCTACCGTCGGCCTGGCCGCCCGCCTGTTCGGTGCGCCGCCGGTGGCACCGGCACAAACCCTGTTGCGCCGGCTGACCGGCGATCTGCAGGGACCGCGTGGCACCTCCACGCTGGCCGTGCTGGCCGTGTCGCTGTCGCGCAGCGATGCGGTTGGTGCGATGCTCGAACTGCCCGACTCGATGCTGGTCAATACCGCCCTGCTCGAACGCCTCACAGGCACGCTGCACGCCGATGATTACCTGGCGCTGGCCGGCCCCGACGAAGTCTGGATCGTGCTGCAGGCGCTGACCTCGCCGACCGTGGCCAGTCTGGCCGCAACCAATATTGCGCGTGCGCTGGAAGCGCCATTCCAGGCGGGCACACTGACGGTGACAATGCGTCCGTGCATAGGCATCGCCGTCACCGCGGTCTCGCCGGGCACCGCGCTGGGCTTACTGGAGGCAGCCAGTGAAGCCCGCAAGCGGGCCGGCAGCCTGAACCGTCTGTATGTGGTCGCGACCGAAACCGAAGGCATCGACCTGCATCACAAGGATTTGATCGTCGCCGTAACCCGTGCGCTGGCAGAAAACCGGCTGACGATGGCCTACCAGCCGAAAGTCGACCTGGCCACGCAGCGCGTCGTCAGTGTCGAGGCGCTGATCCGCTGGCCGGCCGATCTGGTGCCGGTGATCAGCCCGATGGTACTGGTCGAGATTGCCGAACGCTTCGGCATGATCGAGGCGCTGACCCGCCATGTGCTGCATACAGTCTTGCGCGAGCACGCCACGCTGCTGGCACCGACCGGCCTGCAGCGCATCTGGATCAACCTGTCGGCAGGCATGCTGGCCGATCCGGGACTGCCGGAATTCCTGCAGCAGGGACTCGATATCTG comes from Actimicrobium sp. CCC2.4 and encodes:
- a CDS encoding acyl-CoA thioesterase II, with amino-acid sequence MFDTSLYNTSEILDLLTLVPDGTDRFIGQSHFMGSPNVFGGQVLGQALHAAAQTVPLRRAHSLHSLFILPGNHRLPIEFEVERVRDGGSFSTRRVVALQEGKRIFVMSASFQDDEVGLSHQKPMPQVPGPDTLPSAIAGWKARAEAGGRQFVQAPADFRVVGGADLYGNPSRDTGKQMWVRAPMPLPDAPLVHEALFAYLSDYSFLVTALQPHGVMLGDPRLQIASLDHTIWFHRPLRMDQWLLLCMDSPNASGGRGLVLASVYDQQGQLVATMAQEGLMRLREKKG
- a CDS encoding HD-GYP domain-containing protein, with the translated sequence MNDLSSSLTPPPAGTLKSALIVPVEALRAGMYVADLDCGWAATPFLLHGLLLDDPEDIGTMALLAQRVTIDPGRSLPAALTGLDQATLYDTTGNVAASGTPGDQRLQQYRDQVQRNDGDHASRADRLALGWREWKQALSAWLGRLFSSAGTRPLPAAQRPDYMPDDIVLVVHPLPEPTQTALPQAIAACELAETALERVARDLAAHRDTDIAALQAASETLAENMIRRPGTMIWAAKMRDKSNRMYHHGLGVAIYLTALGRQLGFQREQLADLATVGLLLDLGKMEIDHALLDKPGRLDDIELLEMQTHVHRGIEMLMATGVTSTLILRAIAEHHERVDGTGYPARLPGAALTIFGKMAAIADAYAAMVNPRPYAPAFAPYEAMKQLFAESESRWFAPLVEQFVQAIGIFPVGSLVELSTGEVAIVVQHNPYRRLEPLILILTDAGKMTLPAPRELDMLKHNFNVAPDVLRISTGLADGAHGIVMQDFYLRQA
- a CDS encoding EAL domain-containing protein, yielding MPTVGLAARLFGAPPVAPAQTLLRRLTGDLQGPRGTSTLAVLAVSLSRSDAVGAMLELPDSMLVNTALLERLTGTLHADDYLALAGPDEVWIVLQALTSPTVASLAATNIARALEAPFQAGTLTVTMRPCIGIAVTAVSPGTALGLLEAASEARKRAGSLNRLYVVATETEGIDLHHKDLIVAVTRALAENRLTMAYQPKVDLATQRVVSVEALIRWPADLVPVISPMVLVEIAERFGMIEALTRHVLHTVLREHATLLAPTGLQRIWINLSAGMLADPGLPEFLQQGLDIWSAGPPLIGLEITESAVIGDIEQSIAMMHALTTRGFELAIDDFGTGYSSLAYLRRFPISELKIDKMFVQHMTSSDTDARLVRTIIDLAHNFKLKVVAEGVEDAATLELLAQMDCDQIQGYVYAKPMPAAELVRWMANFHVGIA